CACGTCGGTCTCCTTCTCGATCGGCCGAGCATCGGGTGCGCGAAATCGCTCCTTGTCGGCGTGCACGGAGCGCTCGGGCATCGAAGAGGAGAGCACTCGGACATCCGGTACGAAGGTCGGGTCGTTGGGTCGGCGGTCCGCACGCGGGACGGGGTCCGTCCCGTCTACGTCTCCGTCGGGCACCGGACCTCGCTCCCGCTCGCCCGGAGACACGTGCTCGCCTGCTGCCGCGGCTATCGGCTCCCCGAGCCGACGCGGCTCGCGCACATCGCCGTGGAGAAGATGAAGAGAGAGCACGCCTCGCATCGAGCTTCGGGCTAGGAACCGAGGAGGCGCGTTCCTCGTAGCCGGAAGAGACGGACGGTACGGATGGAGACGAGGAGGAAACGAGATGGATGAGATGAGGAGACCGCTTGCAGAGGGCCCGCCGTGGGAGCGGCGAGCGGCGATCGGAGCGCTCCGCGCGCTGCTCGACACCGTCGTCGGATCGGCCCTCCGCCCGACCGCGTTCTTCCGCTCGCTCCGGCCGACGGGGAACCTCCGAGACGCGGCCCTCTTCGGGATCGGGATTGTTGTGCTTACCACGCTCGTTCAGGTCGCCTGGGTCTTCGTCGTCACCCCGATCCCGTTCCTGATTCTCTCCCGCGAGGGGATCTCGCCCGGCCTCCCGCTCGCGGTCGCGTTCTTCTCTTCATGGATCAAGATTCTGTCCGCGCCCGTCCTCGCGGCGATCGGCCTCGTTCTTCTCGCCGGGATCTTCCACGGAGGGCTGGTTCTTCTCGGCGCGGCGGCGCGGCCCTTCGAGACGACGCTCCGAATCCTCTGCTACTCAACGCCCCCTCTTCTCCTCGGCCTTCTCCCCTTCTGCGGAGGGACGATCGGGAAGGCGTGGGCGCTCGTCCTCGTCGTGATCGGCATCCGCGAGTGCCACCTGGCGAACATCGGGCAGGCGATCGTCGCCGTCTTTCTCCCGGTCCTCGTTCTCGGCGGCTGCTTCGGAGCGCTCCTCTGGATCGCGCTCGCCGGGCGCATTCTCTTCCAGGGGTAGTCGAATGGCGAGCGAGACGCGATCGGCGCGCAACGGCTCTTCCGGACTCGTTTGGGGTGCGATCCTCGGCGGAGGCGCGCTCGCGACGGCGGGCGGGGCGAGGTTTCTCTCCGAGACGATCGGTTATTCGGTCCCCTGCCCCTTCCACGTCTTCGCGGGAGTCCCGTGCCCGACCTGTTTCGGCCTTCGGGCGCTCGCGGCTCTCGGCCATGGACGGATCGGCGAGGCGATCGCGCTCCATCCCTTCTTCGCGCTCGGCGCGATTCTCCTCGCGGCGTGGGGCGTGATCTCCGTCGCGCTCCTCCTCGCGGGGAAGAGAGCGCTCCCCGCCGCTTGGGGACGGACCGCCGCGCGCGCGGCCCTCTGGGCGATCCCGATTGCGCTCGCCGTCAATTGGATCTACCTATTACTATGGACACGGAGATGACTCGAGTCTCAAAAGCGAGAATCGGGTTCATAACCTGCTTCGTCGCGAGATCGAGCGAGAAGCCCGCCAGCAAGGAACGAGGACGCCGCGGGCGAGCTTCGCAGCCGATCGCAGCAGAAGGAGGTTGTGAAACCGGTTCGAAGGACGGGAAGATGGAGCTCGTGGAAGTGGCGAAGATGCAGAACGACTCCGAGGCGCTCGTCGCCCGGTCTCTCCTCGAGGCGAACGGAATCGAGGCGATCTTCCGCGCGACGCTCGTCCAGTCGGTACATCCGATCACGATCGACGGCGTGGGAGAGGTGCGCATCCTCGTTCGCCCCGAAGACGCGGAGAGGGCGCGCGAGATTCTCTCAGGGCATCGCGGGCCGGATCTCCCCGCTGAGTAGCGGGAAACGGAACCGCTCGATCGCGGAGACCAACCTTGCGAGGTCCTCCTTCCACGAGGGGCCCAGGTAGTCGTGCTCCTCGATCGGGAGGCGAATGACCGGACCTTGCAGCTTCTTCTCCCAAGCCTCGTAACGCGGCTGCAGGGCGCGCACCATCCTCTCCACCCGTTCGTTGAACGCGCTCCCCCGTCTCGCGCGAAGGCGCTCGACGAGAAGCGCGATCGGTCCGTGCAGATAGATGATGACGTCGAAGG
This Candidatus Eisenbacteria bacterium DNA region includes the following protein-coding sequences:
- a CDS encoding YIP1 family protein; this encodes MDEMRRPLAEGPPWERRAAIGALRALLDTVVGSALRPTAFFRSLRPTGNLRDAALFGIGIVVLTTLVQVAWVFVVTPIPFLILSREGISPGLPLAVAFFSSWIKILSAPVLAAIGLVLLAGIFHGGLVLLGAAARPFETTLRILCYSTPPLLLGLLPFCGGTIGKAWALVLVVIGIRECHLANIGQAIVAVFLPVLVLGGCFGALLWIALAGRILFQG
- a CDS encoding DUF2752 domain-containing protein, translating into MASETRSARNGSSGLVWGAILGGGALATAGGARFLSETIGYSVPCPFHVFAGVPCPTCFGLRALAALGHGRIGEAIALHPFFALGAILLAAWGVISVALLLAGKRALPAAWGRTAARAALWAIPIALAVNWIYLLLWTRR
- a CDS encoding DUF2007 domain-containing protein, with amino-acid sequence MELVEVAKMQNDSEALVARSLLEANGIEAIFRATLVQSVHPITIDGVGEVRILVRPEDAERAREILSGHRGPDLPAE